One window from the genome of Cricetulus griseus strain 17A/GY chromosome 2, alternate assembly CriGri-PICRH-1.0, whole genome shotgun sequence encodes:
- the Hdac7 gene encoding histone deacetylase 7 isoform X7, translating into MHSPGAGCPALQPDTAGSQPQPMDLRVGQRPTVEPPPEPALLALQHPQRLHRHLFLAGLQQQQRSAEPMRLSMDPPVPELQGAQQEQELRQLLNKDKSKRSAVASSVVKQKLAEVILKKQQAALERTVHPSSPSIPYRTLEPLDTEGAARSMLSSFLPPVPSLPTEAPEHFPLRKTVSEPNLKLRYKPKKSLERRKNPLLRKESAPPSLRRRPAEPLGDSSPSSSSTPASGCSSPNDSEHGPNPALGSEALLGQRLRLQETSLAPFALPTMSLLPAITLGLPAPARADGDRRTHSNLGPRGPVLGNPHAPLFLHHGLEPDAGGTLPSRLQPILLLDPSVSHAPLWTVPGLGPLPFHFAQPLLTTERLSGSGLHRPLNRTRSEPLPPSATASPLLGPLQPRQDRQDRLKPHVQLIKTAISPPQRPAKPSEKPRLRQIPSAEDLETDGGGVGAVVNDGLEHRESGHGPPEGRGPVSLQQHQQVPLWEQQHLAGRLSQGSSGDSALLPLAQVGHRPLSRTQSSPAAPVSLLSPEPTCQTQVLTSSETPATGLVYDSVMLKHQCSCGDNSKHPEHAGRIQSIWSRLQERGLRSRCECLRGRKASLEELQSVHSERHVLLYGTNPLSRLKLDNGKLTGLLAQRMFVMLPCGGVGVDTDTIWNELHSSNAARWAAGSVTDLAFKVASRELKNGFAVVRPPGHHADHSTAMGFCFFNSVAIACRQLQQQGKASKILIVDWDVHHGNGTQQTFYQDPSVLYISLHRHDDGNFFPGSGAVDEVGTGNGEGFNVNVAWAGGLDPPMGDPEYLAAFRIVVMPIAREFAPDLVLVSAGFDAAEGHPAPLGGYHVSAKCFGYMTQQLMTLAGGAVVLALEGGHDLTAICDASEACVAALLGNKVDLLSEEGWKQKPNPNAIRSLEAVIRVHRKYWGCMQRLASCPDSWLPRVPGADAEVEAVTALASLSVGILAEDRPSEQLVEEEEPMNL; encoded by the exons GCTGCCCTGCCCTCCAGCCAGACACAGCAGGCTCTCAGCCCCAGCCCATGGACCTGCGCGTGGGCCAGCGGCCCACAGTGGAGCCCCCACCGGAGCCTGCGCTGCTAGCCCTGCAGCACCCCCAGCGATTGCACCGCCATCTCTTCCTGGCCGGCCTGCAACAGCAACAGCGCTCAGCTGAGCCCATGAGG CTCTCAATGGACCCACCAGTGCCGGAGCTGCAGGGGGCGCAGCAGGAACAAGAACTTCGACAGCTTCTCAATAAAGACAAGAGCAAGCGAA GTGCCGTAGCCAGCAGTGTGGTCAAGCAGAAGCTGGCTGAGGTGATCCTGAAGAAACAGCAGGCAGCTCTTGAGAGAACAGTCCATCCCAGCAGCCCCAGTATTCCTTACAG AACTCTTGAGCCCTTGGACACAGAGGGTGCTGCCCGCTCCATGCTTAGCagcttcctgcctccagttcccaGCCTGCCCACTGAAGCCCCGGAACACTTTCCCCTGCGTAAAACAG TGTCTGAGCCCAACCTGAAGCTGCGCTATAAGCCCAAGAAGTCCCTGGAACGGCGCAAGAATCCCCTGCTCAGAAAGGAGAGTGCCCCACCCAGCCTTCGGCGGAGGCCTGCAGAGCCCCTTGGAG ATTCCTCCCCCAGTAGTAGCAGCACTCCTGCCTCGGGGTGCAGCTCCCCCAATGACAGCGAGCATGGCCCCAACCCTGCCCTGGGCTCAGAG GCGCTTTTGGGCCAGCGGCTGCGGCTGCAGGAGACTTCTCTGGCCCCGTTCGCTTTGCCGACAATGTCCTTGCTGCCCGCAATCACACTGGGGCTGCCTGCCCCTGCCAGG GCCGATGGTGACCGCAGGACCCATTCGAATTTGGGCCCTCGGGGTCCTGTTCTGGGGAACCCTCATGCTCCTCTCTTCCTGCACCATGGTctggagccagatgctgggggCACCTTACCGTCTCGCCTGCAGCCCATTCTCCTGCTGGATCCCTCAGTCTCCCATGCCCCACTATGGACTG TGCCTGGACTTGGGCCCCTGCCCTTCCATTTTGCCCAGCCCTTACTGACCACCGAGCGGCTCTCTGGGTCAGGCCTCCACCGGCCACTTAACCGGACACGCTCAGAGCCCCTGCCCCCCAGCGCCACTGCCTCCCCTCTGCTGGGCCCCCTGCAGCCCCGCCAGGATCGCCAGGATCGGCTCAAACCTCATGTCCAGCTCATCAAG ACAGCCATCTCCCCTCCCCAGAGGCCCGCCAAGCCGAGTGAGAAGCCCCGACTGCGGCAGATACCCTCAGCTGAGGACCTAGAGACAGATGGTGGGGGAGTGGGAGCTGTGGTGAATGATGGCCTGGAACATAGGGAGTCAGGCCACGGGCCTCCCGAGGGCAGAGGCCCTGTTTCTCTGCAGCAGCACCAACAG GTGCCACTCTGGGAGCAGCAGCATCTTGCTGGGCGACTTTCCCAGGGAAGCTCCGGCGACTCTGCGCTGCTACCTCTGGCCCAGGTGGGACACCGGCCCCTGTCCAGAACTCAGTCTTCCCCAGCGGCACCTGTTTCCCTGCTGAGCCCAGAGCCCACCTGTCAGACCCAAGTCCTCACCAGCTCAGAAACACCTGCCACAG GGCTGGTCTATGACTCGGTGATGCTGAAGCACCAGTGCTCCTGTGGAGACAACAGCAAGCACCCCGAGCATGCAGGCCGCATCCAGAGCATCTGGTCCCGGCTGCAGGAGCGAGGTCTCCGAAGCCGGTGTGAG TGTCTCCGAGGCCGAAAGGCCTCCCTAGAGGAGCTGCAATCAGTCCACTCTGAAAGGCATGTACTCCTCTACGGCACCAACCCCCTCAGCCGCCTCAAACTGGATAATGGGAAGCTGACAG GACTCCTGGCACAGCGGATGTTTGTGATGCTACCCTGTGGTGGGGTTGGG GTAGATACTGACACCATCTGGAACGAGCTGCATTCCTCCAATGCAGCCCGCTGGGCTGCAGGCAGTGTCACCGACCTTGCATTCAAAGTAGCTTCCCGAGAACTAAAG AATGGTTTTGCTGTGGTGCGGCCCCCAGGACACCATGCAGATCATTCTACAGCCAT GGGCTTTTGCTTCTTCAACTCTGTGGCCATTGCCTGCCGACAGCTACAACAGCAAGGCAAAGCCAGCAAGATCCTCATTGTTGACTGG GATGTTCACCATGGCAATGGCACACAGCAAACTTTCTACCAGGACCCCAGCGTGCTGTACATCTCCTTGCATCGCCATGATGATGGCAACTTCTTCCCAGGCAGTGGGGCTGTGGATGAG GTGGGGACTGGCAATGGCGAAGGCTTCAACGTCAATGTGGCTTGGGCTGGGGGCTTGGATCCACCCATGGGGGATCCTGAGTACCTGGCTGCCTTCAG GATAGTGGTGATGCCCATTGCCCGAGAGTTCGCTCCAGACCTGGTCCTGGTGTCTGCTGGTTTTGATGCTGCCGAGGGTCACCCAGCACCACTGGGTGGCTACCATGTTTCTGCCAAAT GTTTTGGGTATATGACACAGCAACTGATGACCTTGGCAGGAGGTGCAGTGGTATTGGCCTTAGAGGGTGGCCATGACCTCACAGCCATCTGCGATGCCTCTGAGGCCTGTGTGGCTGCTCTTCTGGGCAACAAG
- the Hdac7 gene encoding histone deacetylase 7 isoform X8, whose product MHSPGAGCPALQPDTAGSQPQPMDLRVGQRPTVEPPPEPALLALQHPQRLHRHLFLAGLQQQQRSAEPMRLSMDPPVPELQGAQQEQELRQLLNKDKSKRSAVASSVVKQKLAEVILKKQQAALERTVHPSSPSIPYRTLEPLDTEGAARSMLSSFLPPVPSLPTEAPEHFPLRKTVSEPNLKLRYKPKKSLERRKNPLLRKESAPPSLRRRPAEPLGDSSPSSSSTPASGCSSPNDSEHGPNPALGSEALLGQRLRLQETSLAPFALPTMSLLPAITLGLPAPARADGDRRTHSNLGPRGPVLGNPHAPLFLHHGLEPDAGGTLPSRLQPILLLDPSVSHAPLWTVPGLGPLPFHFAQPLLTTERLSGSGLHRPLNRTRSEPLPPSATASPLLGPLQPRQDRQDRLKPHVQLIKRPAKPSEKPRLRQIPSAEDLETDGGGVGAVVNDGLEHRESGHGPPEGRGPVSLQQHQQVPLWEQQHLAGRLSQGSSGDSALLPLAQVGHRPLSRTQSSPAAPVSLLSPEPTCQTQVLTSSETPATGLVYDSVMLKHQCSCGDNSKHPEHAGRIQSIWSRLQERGLRSRCECLRGRKASLEELQSVHSERHVLLYGTNPLSRLKLDNGKLTGLLAQRMFVMLPCGGVGVDTDTIWNELHSSNAARWAAGSVTDLAFKVASRELKNGFAVVRPPGHHADHSTAMGFCFFNSVAIACRQLQQQGKASKILIVDWDVHHGNGTQQTFYQDPSVLYISLHRHDDGNFFPGSGAVDEVGTGNGEGFNVNVAWAGGLDPPMGDPEYLAAFRIVVMPIAREFAPDLVLVSAGFDAAEGHPAPLGGYHVSAKCFGYMTQQLMTLAGGAVVLALEGGHDLTAICDASEACVAALLGNKVDLLSEEGWKQKPNPNAIRSLEAVIRVHRKYWGCMQRLASCPDSWLPRVPGADAEVEAVTALASLSVGILAEDRPSEQLVEEEEPMNL is encoded by the exons GCTGCCCTGCCCTCCAGCCAGACACAGCAGGCTCTCAGCCCCAGCCCATGGACCTGCGCGTGGGCCAGCGGCCCACAGTGGAGCCCCCACCGGAGCCTGCGCTGCTAGCCCTGCAGCACCCCCAGCGATTGCACCGCCATCTCTTCCTGGCCGGCCTGCAACAGCAACAGCGCTCAGCTGAGCCCATGAGG CTCTCAATGGACCCACCAGTGCCGGAGCTGCAGGGGGCGCAGCAGGAACAAGAACTTCGACAGCTTCTCAATAAAGACAAGAGCAAGCGAA GTGCCGTAGCCAGCAGTGTGGTCAAGCAGAAGCTGGCTGAGGTGATCCTGAAGAAACAGCAGGCAGCTCTTGAGAGAACAGTCCATCCCAGCAGCCCCAGTATTCCTTACAG AACTCTTGAGCCCTTGGACACAGAGGGTGCTGCCCGCTCCATGCTTAGCagcttcctgcctccagttcccaGCCTGCCCACTGAAGCCCCGGAACACTTTCCCCTGCGTAAAACAG TGTCTGAGCCCAACCTGAAGCTGCGCTATAAGCCCAAGAAGTCCCTGGAACGGCGCAAGAATCCCCTGCTCAGAAAGGAGAGTGCCCCACCCAGCCTTCGGCGGAGGCCTGCAGAGCCCCTTGGAG ATTCCTCCCCCAGTAGTAGCAGCACTCCTGCCTCGGGGTGCAGCTCCCCCAATGACAGCGAGCATGGCCCCAACCCTGCCCTGGGCTCAGAG GCGCTTTTGGGCCAGCGGCTGCGGCTGCAGGAGACTTCTCTGGCCCCGTTCGCTTTGCCGACAATGTCCTTGCTGCCCGCAATCACACTGGGGCTGCCTGCCCCTGCCAGG GCCGATGGTGACCGCAGGACCCATTCGAATTTGGGCCCTCGGGGTCCTGTTCTGGGGAACCCTCATGCTCCTCTCTTCCTGCACCATGGTctggagccagatgctgggggCACCTTACCGTCTCGCCTGCAGCCCATTCTCCTGCTGGATCCCTCAGTCTCCCATGCCCCACTATGGACTG TGCCTGGACTTGGGCCCCTGCCCTTCCATTTTGCCCAGCCCTTACTGACCACCGAGCGGCTCTCTGGGTCAGGCCTCCACCGGCCACTTAACCGGACACGCTCAGAGCCCCTGCCCCCCAGCGCCACTGCCTCCCCTCTGCTGGGCCCCCTGCAGCCCCGCCAGGATCGCCAGGATCGGCTCAAACCTCATGTCCAGCTCATCAAG AGGCCCGCCAAGCCGAGTGAGAAGCCCCGACTGCGGCAGATACCCTCAGCTGAGGACCTAGAGACAGATGGTGGGGGAGTGGGAGCTGTGGTGAATGATGGCCTGGAACATAGGGAGTCAGGCCACGGGCCTCCCGAGGGCAGAGGCCCTGTTTCTCTGCAGCAGCACCAACAG GTGCCACTCTGGGAGCAGCAGCATCTTGCTGGGCGACTTTCCCAGGGAAGCTCCGGCGACTCTGCGCTGCTACCTCTGGCCCAGGTGGGACACCGGCCCCTGTCCAGAACTCAGTCTTCCCCAGCGGCACCTGTTTCCCTGCTGAGCCCAGAGCCCACCTGTCAGACCCAAGTCCTCACCAGCTCAGAAACACCTGCCACAG GGCTGGTCTATGACTCGGTGATGCTGAAGCACCAGTGCTCCTGTGGAGACAACAGCAAGCACCCCGAGCATGCAGGCCGCATCCAGAGCATCTGGTCCCGGCTGCAGGAGCGAGGTCTCCGAAGCCGGTGTGAG TGTCTCCGAGGCCGAAAGGCCTCCCTAGAGGAGCTGCAATCAGTCCACTCTGAAAGGCATGTACTCCTCTACGGCACCAACCCCCTCAGCCGCCTCAAACTGGATAATGGGAAGCTGACAG GACTCCTGGCACAGCGGATGTTTGTGATGCTACCCTGTGGTGGGGTTGGG GTAGATACTGACACCATCTGGAACGAGCTGCATTCCTCCAATGCAGCCCGCTGGGCTGCAGGCAGTGTCACCGACCTTGCATTCAAAGTAGCTTCCCGAGAACTAAAG AATGGTTTTGCTGTGGTGCGGCCCCCAGGACACCATGCAGATCATTCTACAGCCAT GGGCTTTTGCTTCTTCAACTCTGTGGCCATTGCCTGCCGACAGCTACAACAGCAAGGCAAAGCCAGCAAGATCCTCATTGTTGACTGG GATGTTCACCATGGCAATGGCACACAGCAAACTTTCTACCAGGACCCCAGCGTGCTGTACATCTCCTTGCATCGCCATGATGATGGCAACTTCTTCCCAGGCAGTGGGGCTGTGGATGAG GTGGGGACTGGCAATGGCGAAGGCTTCAACGTCAATGTGGCTTGGGCTGGGGGCTTGGATCCACCCATGGGGGATCCTGAGTACCTGGCTGCCTTCAG GATAGTGGTGATGCCCATTGCCCGAGAGTTCGCTCCAGACCTGGTCCTGGTGTCTGCTGGTTTTGATGCTGCCGAGGGTCACCCAGCACCACTGGGTGGCTACCATGTTTCTGCCAAAT GTTTTGGGTATATGACACAGCAACTGATGACCTTGGCAGGAGGTGCAGTGGTATTGGCCTTAGAGGGTGGCCATGACCTCACAGCCATCTGCGATGCCTCTGAGGCCTGTGTGGCTGCTCTTCTGGGCAACAAG
- the Hdac7 gene encoding histone deacetylase 7 isoform X9 → MDLRVGQRPTVEPPPEPALLALQHPQRLHRHLFLAGLQQQQRSAEPMRLSMDPPVPELQGAQQEQELRQLLNKDKSKRSAVASSVVKQKLAEVILKKQQAALERTVHPSSPSIPYRTLEPLDTEGAARSMLSSFLPPVPSLPTEAPEHFPLRKTVSEPNLKLRYKPKKSLERRKNPLLRKESAPPSLRRRPAEPLGDSSPSSSSTPASGCSSPNDSEHGPNPALGSEALLGQRLRLQETSLAPFALPTMSLLPAITLGLPAPARADGDRRTHSNLGPRGPVLGNPHAPLFLHHGLEPDAGGTLPSRLQPILLLDPSVSHAPLWTVPGLGPLPFHFAQPLLTTERLSGSGLHRPLNRTRSEPLPPSATASPLLGPLQPRQDRQDRLKPHVQLIKTAISPPQRPAKPSEKPRLRQIPSAEDLETDGGGVGAVVNDGLEHRESGHGPPEGRGPVSLQQHQQVPLWEQQHLAGRLSQGSSGDSALLPLAQVGHRPLSRTQSSPAAPVSLLSPEPTCQTQVLTSSETPATGLVYDSVMLKHQCSCGDNSKHPEHAGRIQSIWSRLQERGLRSRCECLRGRKASLEELQSVHSERHVLLYGTNPLSRLKLDNGKLTGLLAQRMFVMLPCGGVGVDTDTIWNELHSSNAARWAAGSVTDLAFKVASRELKNGFAVVRPPGHHADHSTAMGFCFFNSVAIACRQLQQQGKASKILIVDWDVHHGNGTQQTFYQDPSVLYISLHRHDDGNFFPGSGAVDEVGTGNGEGFNVNVAWAGGLDPPMGDPEYLAAFRIVVMPIAREFAPDLVLVSAGFDAAEGHPAPLGGYHVSAKCFGYMTQQLMTLAGGAVVLALEGGHDLTAICDASEACVAALLGNKVDLLSEEGWKQKPNPNAIRSLEAVIRVHRKYWGCMQRLASCPDSWLPRVPGADAEVEAVTALASLSVGILAEDRPSEQLVEEEEPMNL, encoded by the exons ATGGACCTGCGCGTGGGCCAGCGGCCCACAGTGGAGCCCCCACCGGAGCCTGCGCTGCTAGCCCTGCAGCACCCCCAGCGATTGCACCGCCATCTCTTCCTGGCCGGCCTGCAACAGCAACAGCGCTCAGCTGAGCCCATGAGG CTCTCAATGGACCCACCAGTGCCGGAGCTGCAGGGGGCGCAGCAGGAACAAGAACTTCGACAGCTTCTCAATAAAGACAAGAGCAAGCGAA GTGCCGTAGCCAGCAGTGTGGTCAAGCAGAAGCTGGCTGAGGTGATCCTGAAGAAACAGCAGGCAGCTCTTGAGAGAACAGTCCATCCCAGCAGCCCCAGTATTCCTTACAG AACTCTTGAGCCCTTGGACACAGAGGGTGCTGCCCGCTCCATGCTTAGCagcttcctgcctccagttcccaGCCTGCCCACTGAAGCCCCGGAACACTTTCCCCTGCGTAAAACAG TGTCTGAGCCCAACCTGAAGCTGCGCTATAAGCCCAAGAAGTCCCTGGAACGGCGCAAGAATCCCCTGCTCAGAAAGGAGAGTGCCCCACCCAGCCTTCGGCGGAGGCCTGCAGAGCCCCTTGGAG ATTCCTCCCCCAGTAGTAGCAGCACTCCTGCCTCGGGGTGCAGCTCCCCCAATGACAGCGAGCATGGCCCCAACCCTGCCCTGGGCTCAGAG GCGCTTTTGGGCCAGCGGCTGCGGCTGCAGGAGACTTCTCTGGCCCCGTTCGCTTTGCCGACAATGTCCTTGCTGCCCGCAATCACACTGGGGCTGCCTGCCCCTGCCAGG GCCGATGGTGACCGCAGGACCCATTCGAATTTGGGCCCTCGGGGTCCTGTTCTGGGGAACCCTCATGCTCCTCTCTTCCTGCACCATGGTctggagccagatgctgggggCACCTTACCGTCTCGCCTGCAGCCCATTCTCCTGCTGGATCCCTCAGTCTCCCATGCCCCACTATGGACTG TGCCTGGACTTGGGCCCCTGCCCTTCCATTTTGCCCAGCCCTTACTGACCACCGAGCGGCTCTCTGGGTCAGGCCTCCACCGGCCACTTAACCGGACACGCTCAGAGCCCCTGCCCCCCAGCGCCACTGCCTCCCCTCTGCTGGGCCCCCTGCAGCCCCGCCAGGATCGCCAGGATCGGCTCAAACCTCATGTCCAGCTCATCAAG ACAGCCATCTCCCCTCCCCAGAGGCCCGCCAAGCCGAGTGAGAAGCCCCGACTGCGGCAGATACCCTCAGCTGAGGACCTAGAGACAGATGGTGGGGGAGTGGGAGCTGTGGTGAATGATGGCCTGGAACATAGGGAGTCAGGCCACGGGCCTCCCGAGGGCAGAGGCCCTGTTTCTCTGCAGCAGCACCAACAG GTGCCACTCTGGGAGCAGCAGCATCTTGCTGGGCGACTTTCCCAGGGAAGCTCCGGCGACTCTGCGCTGCTACCTCTGGCCCAGGTGGGACACCGGCCCCTGTCCAGAACTCAGTCTTCCCCAGCGGCACCTGTTTCCCTGCTGAGCCCAGAGCCCACCTGTCAGACCCAAGTCCTCACCAGCTCAGAAACACCTGCCACAG GGCTGGTCTATGACTCGGTGATGCTGAAGCACCAGTGCTCCTGTGGAGACAACAGCAAGCACCCCGAGCATGCAGGCCGCATCCAGAGCATCTGGTCCCGGCTGCAGGAGCGAGGTCTCCGAAGCCGGTGTGAG TGTCTCCGAGGCCGAAAGGCCTCCCTAGAGGAGCTGCAATCAGTCCACTCTGAAAGGCATGTACTCCTCTACGGCACCAACCCCCTCAGCCGCCTCAAACTGGATAATGGGAAGCTGACAG GACTCCTGGCACAGCGGATGTTTGTGATGCTACCCTGTGGTGGGGTTGGG GTAGATACTGACACCATCTGGAACGAGCTGCATTCCTCCAATGCAGCCCGCTGGGCTGCAGGCAGTGTCACCGACCTTGCATTCAAAGTAGCTTCCCGAGAACTAAAG AATGGTTTTGCTGTGGTGCGGCCCCCAGGACACCATGCAGATCATTCTACAGCCAT GGGCTTTTGCTTCTTCAACTCTGTGGCCATTGCCTGCCGACAGCTACAACAGCAAGGCAAAGCCAGCAAGATCCTCATTGTTGACTGG GATGTTCACCATGGCAATGGCACACAGCAAACTTTCTACCAGGACCCCAGCGTGCTGTACATCTCCTTGCATCGCCATGATGATGGCAACTTCTTCCCAGGCAGTGGGGCTGTGGATGAG GTGGGGACTGGCAATGGCGAAGGCTTCAACGTCAATGTGGCTTGGGCTGGGGGCTTGGATCCACCCATGGGGGATCCTGAGTACCTGGCTGCCTTCAG GATAGTGGTGATGCCCATTGCCCGAGAGTTCGCTCCAGACCTGGTCCTGGTGTCTGCTGGTTTTGATGCTGCCGAGGGTCACCCAGCACCACTGGGTGGCTACCATGTTTCTGCCAAAT GTTTTGGGTATATGACACAGCAACTGATGACCTTGGCAGGAGGTGCAGTGGTATTGGCCTTAGAGGGTGGCCATGACCTCACAGCCATCTGCGATGCCTCTGAGGCCTGTGTGGCTGCTCTTCTGGGCAACAAG